The genome window GGTCCGAAAAGCAGATCCAAGTGTAAGAAAAATGCTGGAACTGCTTAAGAAGTTATTTCTGCGAGATAGATTGGGGTGTGGGTGGCCAGGAATCTATCCAGCCTTGTGCAGTTCAGTCTCTGTGTGATTTTGCCTGGGAGAGATTTGGGAGGGTATCAGTGCTATGCTGTGTGAGCTGCTCTCCCTGTCTGCCTAATCTTGTGTGAGATGCCTGGCCCGTAACTGATTGGCTAAGTGCCACAATTATAAATTGTTGTTATACAAACTGCAGAGACATCTGTGCAAGCAATTTGCATTTCTGAAATCCCTCATAGATGCAGATTACCTATTACAAATCTCCAACAAGCAATTACCAGTGCTACCTATGTACTAGTTAGTAGTAACACATTTTAGCCTCAAAGTGTCTTGCAAATGTTAACTGTATAACCatcacaacaccactgcaaggtAGGTAGATATttttaatccccattttacagactggggaaactgaggcagacaacTTAAGTGATTTGCCGAAGACCACACAGCAGGACAGTGTTAGAGGCAGGATTAAATTTCAGGAGTTCGTGGCTCCTAGGCCAATGCTCAGTCCATGAGATCACAAGTTTCTAGCTCCGAGTCCTGTGTTTAGACCCTACCTCTGAGCttctaggcccagatcctgaaagctatttaggctcctaacttccatttaaatcaatgagcATTAGGAGCGTAATTACTTTTGAAGATCTGGACCCTAGATTCTCTTTATACTAAAACAAAGGGATACTGCCATATGTTGCCATTTCTCCACCATCAACAGGGCGTCCAGCGTGGCATGGTAGAGAATGCCTCTTGTGGGATTCGGCTGAGATAAGGCCGAGGGCTTCattcaccattgccctgcacctggtGTGGTGCCAAGCGTGTGAGATGCTGCCGTGCTCATCTTGTCGCCGCTTTGCACAGGGCCAtagagaatcaggtccaaaaGAAAGTAAGCCAGCATAGAGCAAGGATGGGCAGCTGGCAGAGTGACCCAAGCAGCCTCTGAGGGGCCGCACTGTACACGACTCCGATGGACTGACAAGCCGGCAGTGCCTGTCCACTCTGCAAACTGTGATTCAGTGACCTGCACAAACGGGACCTTGGCCCTGTAATAAAAAAAAGGAGGCGAGGGGGGATGAGTTCAGTAAGAAACATGTGAACAGACCTGCCTGAAGCTGCAGGCTGGGCAAATCCAGCAAGAGGCATTTCTCTACCATGCACAGCATCTGGGACAGCCCTCACAGGCCAGGGAGATCAAAGACAGGGAGCTACATTATCTGGTTATGGACACGTACACCGTGAACACCAGTTCACGGTGAGACACTCACGTCCAATCCTGGATCCCTAAGAACAACTGCAGGAAGGAGCTGCCTTAGACAGGACCTCCCTGTAATTCCCTGCCTGGTCTCCCACAGGACTGATGGAACTGTGAGCCTCCCACACTGGCCTGAACCACACGCAGCAAGGAGAGGGAGTGCCATCCAGGGCTTAGAGCCCAGAACTGCAAGTCAAGAGACCTAAGtactattccctgctctgccacggaCTCACTGTGTGTCTCTGGGCGTGTGATggaactgctctgtgcctcagtttccccatctgtaaaatgagggtaataaGCATTGCCTACCTGCCATGGTTGTGGGGGTTGAGGAATAGTTGGCAGAAAGGTGCTATAGCAAGGAAGAGGAAAGAGGAAGTACTAGCCAATACATTGTACTCAAACTCCTCTGATAGCTCCATCAGGTTTTGCAGGGTTTAATATTAGACCCTTAGGTGCTATAGACCTGCAAAGTATATAGGAGTCTAGCAATAACAAGGCTAGATCTGACTGTCTTTGTAGTTTTCTTCGGTTTAGTTAGGGGCAGGAGGGTGAGAACTGTTGTATGAAGCTGGCCTTAACCAGAACAAAGAAAGCCTGTTGCTGCAGACCCCAGAATAGATCTAAGTTAGCAAACCTAGCCGCTCCCCCTGCCCTTACTCCCAGTCTgcttctttcctttcctctccgaGAACACAAGATATGAGCAGATACACCTGGTCCCGGCAGACCCTCCGGAGGCATGCGGGGAGCTAAACAATGGAGTCTTCATCCAAGATCAGATCGCCCTGGTGGAGCGTGGGTAGGTTTGATGACAGATCTGTTTTACCGATGGAGGGGGGGAGCTATTTATAGTGTGATTCTAGAACAGTGGCGTGCAGGGAGTGGGCGGGTTGGTTTTTTTCCACCACCGAGATCGGGCAGAATGAAATCTGGCACGTCGCAGAGCACCTGCCTTGGGAACGGTCCCGAGGAGATTTTGGCTCCTGTTCATTTTTATCATAGTCCTCTGACAGCAGAGGCTCCTCTGCCTGGAGAATATTACTGAGGTAGCTGTACTGCTGGCATTATTGCTGCGTAGCTATGCCAGTAAAAAGCTCCTCGTGGGGACAGTCTTCTCCTGGGATGGTGAGTCCACCTGGGGAGCTGTGTATGCTGGTCGTTTTTTCCTTGTAGACAAAACCTGAAACGTGATTAGTCTCCCGTCCCCTGTTACTTTCTAGTCTGACAAAACTGACTCCATCGTCAGCTTTCCCCTCTGCCGTATGTCTGTACAGAGAGGTCCCGGAAGGAAGGCAGCTACTGCTGTTTAATATAAAGGAAACAGGCCAGTCATGTACCCCTTCCCCAGGGAATCCTCTGACAGCTCTGAGGTTCATCTTGGGCAGTGTTTGGGGCATCACCCCTTCTCATGAGACATTTAGGGGGCTGTGGAATGGGCCCaggtgagcctcccagccccacagacgTGGGGGCGGGTCTGCTGAGAAGGAAACCTCCCAGCTCAATCGGAGCTGGAGACGTCTGGCATGGGACTGCTGTCGCTTACTCAGTAGCAGACGCTGAGGGGACTAATGTAGCTTCAGGAATTGTTAATGCCCTCCTGGATTTCCTCGAGGAAACTGAGCAGGGAACAAtgctgccccccaactccactcctCCCGGGCCCTGCTGCCAAGGTCCTGCCTCCTCGCGGTGGGCCCAGTGCTGCAAGGCATCACACTGGGGGAATTCAGCCCCACAGCGGCCCCTCTGCTCATGCAGAATCTTAGCTCCGGCATTCTGAGAGCAGCTATGTGATCCAGGAGCCTGGAGAGGCCCTACTCACTGAGACCATTTTCCTAAAGCATCCAGCTTTCCCCTGGCGATTGGGGCTTGGTTAGAGGAGGCTGAAGCCTCCTGGCTAAtaaccacagaacaggtacagcatgggcacTGCCAGGGCCAGCCAGCTCTACCCTGCCCACCACCAGTTCCGAGTTGCAGGGATGCATtcccaggcagagaagggaaggaCCCGTTCGGTCTTGGCCTCGCTGCTGAGACTTtgggggtctgtctacactgcagccgggcagctagcagcagctgctgcagcgtGTCTGCTGTTTCTAGCTGGTTAGCTCACTCGAAGCCAGCTCGGCATGCCCACgcgtgctgcagtcacacctccgaTGGTGTGTAGGTGGACCGTGCAAAGGCGTTGATTATGCTGGATCAGCGGTTTTTGCGACAAGAGCACCTGCTCTGTGGGAGTGAGACCACCTGCTCCCTGCCCGCCGGTCAGCAAGCAGCTATCTCCCAGGCACTGTTAGCAAAGGAGTCTGTGCTCCCAAGCAGAAGCCAGAACGGCTGTGCCAGTGGAGGATTGCCGGGCAAGTGTCAGTGTTAGGACAACGTCTCAGACAGGCCGGCGATCACAGCTGGTGCTGGGTGAAGGGGGCCAATACAAGCCAGCACAGTCGCTCACTTGCTCTTGGGGTGGCGTGTTACCCTACAAGCACTGGAGAGTGTAGCTGAGGTGCACTGAAGACCGAGAAAGTAAAAGAAGAGAATTAGGGGAGATGCTTTCATAGATCCCAAGTGCAGAAGGGACTGTAGTCTGTccctctgcataacacaggccagagacctgccccacatgAATTCCTAGGGCAGAGCTTTTAGACAAACAGCCGAATTCGATTTAAAACCAGCcagtgatggtgaatccaccctgacccttggtaagttgttccaatggttaactgcTACATTTGCTGAGACAGTAATATTAATGAGGCCCGTccgagcacaggcctgggagccaggtgctgcagaatcctaaacccagctctgacacagattCCTTCTGCATCCTGGGGCAAATCACTGCAccgccctgcctcagtttcctcacctgctCCCTCACTGATGTTTCCAGGGTGTCGGGATAATGTTGGTGAAGCAAAGATAGAGAAGTGCCTATTATTATGAACAATAAAAATCCTATGGTTAAAATGGGCCATTCGCTTCCTATTCCCCCACTCAGACATAAGTGTGGCCCTTTTCACCCTTCACTTTTGCGGGCGGCGATTGTATGAAGCACACGAAGCGTGTCAGCTGGGAAGGGGTGATGTCTTTGAAGGGGGAGACATAGGCATTGCGCTGTGCAGACAGCTGGCCGAGCGGGTCTCTGAGACACAGTGTTATGTTCTGCCGCAGGGGTTGTTCCTTCTTGTCGAAGACGCGCGTCGTCCAGGAGCACGGCGGGAGGGCGGTGATTATCGCTGATAACGCGTACGACAACGACAGCTTCTATGTTGAAATGATCCAGGACAGCACAAGGCTGACGGCGGACATTCCTGCTCTCTTCCTCCTGGGCAGGGATGGGTAGGTGCCTTTCCCCAACATGCACACAAACCTGTATCTTCACAGATTGTGCCCTCCGTTGTACCCAtgcagccccattgaagtcagtctgGTTGTGTGGATGAAATGAAGGATCGCACTGGCACCTTTGTTTCCGCCACCTCAGATGTTCTCCAGATCTTTAATGTCCATGGGCTTTGGCCAGCCATGGAGAGGGAAGTGCTCCCTTTATCGGCAGCATGTTGACGTAGAATAAATGATAAAGCTAGCACTTACAGCAGAGATCATAAACTGCAGGCCATAGCCtgtgtctctgcagggctggcccAGTGCTGATGAGCCACCGTGGCCCTCCATTCAGCCATCCCTGTTCATCCAACAAGCAAGAGGCATCTGCAATCACACGTGGCTGTCTGGCTTGATTCTTAAGCATGGAAATTGTTTAGGCAGCTTATGTGCAGCGCTCAGTCTCCTGGCAAGTTGCCAGGGCAGCCGTCTGTCAGAAAGTTCCAGCTTCCCCTGTTGAAGGCCAGACTCTACAAGGTGCTGAGTATCCCATGGGAAGGGCTAAGTGACTTCACTTCCCTCCGAGGTCAGTGGGAgctaagggtgctcagcacctcccagaatcaggccctgtcaGTGAGACCCTTAGTGGAGTCAGTTGTATTTGTTCTGTGGGGTTGAGTTGGTCTTGACCTTGCACTCTTGGTTGGCTCCAGCACGCGTCTAAGGACTAAGCGCCTCTTTCCCGATTCACTCCGTCaagatgcgtgtgtgtgtgtgtctaggtaCATGATCCGACGCTCCTTGGAACAGCACGGACTCCCCTGGGCCATCATCTCCATCCCCGTCAACGTTACCAGCATCCCAGCCTATGAAACGATGCAGCCTCCATGGACCTTCTGGTagtggggagagaaagggaaggtCTTGGAGCCTTCTGGATGGATTTGTTGAAGCGATTGGCCTTGAAGAACAGCCCCTGCCTTCCCCAAAACTCCACAATCCAAACTCACTGGGTGATTCCCACTGGAATTATTGTGTTGCAGCTGGTAGCCAGCTAAACTCCGACATCATCATATCATTCACCGTCACTGCCGGATGACTTCCTTAGTAACTATTTCCTGGCAGGGAGGCAGACGTCCCAGAGTCCGAGAGGCCAGAGCGTGCTACAGAAGCATTTTGAGGAGCTGTCAGATAGCATTACATTGCAAACAATGTCAGGTGTGCACGGCCAATCTCAAGCGAAATGGTAACGTGTGGATAAAGCGTAAAGAGGGGAAAGAGCAATGCACAGGGGATCATCCTGGGCTAATAGGACCTGCCAGGTTGGCCAGAGGTTTATATTTTGTAGCTGAGTGGAGCCAGAAGTGTAAACTCAGGCAAGACGAGGGTGCCtggaggagagaggaagtggCTCTGTGTGGGTTTGTCTTTCAGAGATGGGGCTCAGAAGAGAGAGAtccctcccattgaaatcaatgggagttaggcacctaaatctctgGGAGGATCTGGGCTCGGACTCCGTCACGTCAAAGGGAACGAGGTTGCTGGAGCCTGAGGCTGGGCTGGAGACAGCCCATAACCACAAGCGGATACAGGAACATAAAGGTCCAAATCAACTgcatgggccagattcacctcTAGCCTAAGCCAGCACAACCCCACTGGCTTCACCAGTGCACGAGCCTGACACGTTCCCTGGCAACTGCAA of Natator depressus isolate rNatDep1 chromosome 4, rNatDep2.hap1, whole genome shotgun sequence contains these proteins:
- the PRADC1 gene encoding protease-associated domain-containing protein 1 gives rise to the protein MAALLSTGSWLHLVLSLCAWPFVDGLRIHEYLYFQVLSPGDIRYIFTATPAKDFGGVFNTRYEQIHLVPADPPEACGELNNGVFIQDQIALVERGGCSFLSKTRVVQEHGGRAVIIADNAYDNDSFYVEMIQDSTRLTADIPALFLLGRDGYMIRRSLEQHGLPWAIISIPVNVTSIPAYETMQPPWTFW